TGCAATCCACCCAGGCCATCAGCCAGGTCAATGCGCAGCAGCCTCAGACCGGTGTCGGCCAGATCAATATTGAAGATCGCCCATCCACTGTGGTCAAAATCTCACAAGCGGCCTACGATGCGCTGGCCCAGGAGCAGCAACAGCTGCAGAGTAGCACCCAGCAAGTGCGCCAAGCCCAGCCCACGTCCCAGATGGTTGAACTTAAACAGCTGCCTGCCTATCTGTTTCAGGTGAATGAAACTGACAGTTAGTCGCCCCCTGCCGGGTAAACTCCTTCGCGCTCTGGCAGCAACCGTGGTCTGCTTTCTGCCATTTACTTCGACACAGGCTGTACCGCTCTTCTGTGATCTGGACAACTCCATCAAGGGAGCAGAGAACACAGCCATGAACTACGTCAGCCAGGGTGCTGGCGGCAGGCAATACACTACGACTTTCAAGGCCAGCAAGATGCAGAAGCTGCATCGTACCGGTTACCGGGAAATTGAGGTGTTCGTGAAATGGAAGGACTATTACTACACCGTGTATGTGGAAGTGAACCCCATGTGCCAGTCCTGGGTTACCAAAAGAACTAACGCCCGGCCCTGACTCCCCTCCCAGAAATAAAAACTCCCGTCAGCCTTGCGGCTGCGGGAGTCGTGTCAATGACCAGTATTTGCAGGAAGCAGAACTTAACGCGGGCCCTTGCCACTGCGTTCGAACGCATCCCACAGATCATCACTACCTTCCTCATCAACCCAGTTCACTTCCTGTTCATGGGCCATGATGACGTCGTCGAAGTAATTCATATCTTCTTCGCTGATGTTACGTCCTTCGTTCATTCTCTTGAGAATGGACATCAGGCGCTGATCTTTTTCTGCGCCTGGGAACGGCGGCTGAACCTTCCATTCAGGTTCAGCCTTGGTGACAACCTTCTGCACCCGCTTGTTGATCTGTTTGTCCATTTCCTGCGCAGACACCGGCAGACCACGTTGCAGACGTGCCAGATTGTCGAGTACCTGCTGGCGACGCGGAGTGGCACGCTGATGCTGACCTTTACCGGCAGCTTCAGCGGCTTCATCGGCATCAACTGCTTTCTGATAGACCGACTTGACTCGCTTGTTCTTGTCCAGCCAGCGCTGCTTGAAGAGCTTTTTCAGATCTGGATTAGCATCACGACGCTGGGGCTTTTCATGGGGATTCTTGCGCTGTTCTTTTTCGCGCTCTATTGCCGTTGCACGGCTTTTCTTACTACGGCTCATGCCTGTGATTCCTGTTGTTCTTCCGCACCGTCAACTGAATGTGCGTTTTCGCGCAGGGGATCATCACCCTGCTGTTGATCTTCTGCCAGGGCGGCAGCGGCTGCCGCTTCCGCCTCAGCTTGAATTTTGGCTTCCCACTCTTCTACCGTATCGAGGGTGAAAAGTCCCAGACTGCCGTTACGCAGCTCCTGAATCAGGATCTCCGATGCCTGATGCATCTCGACGATTCCCCCTGCCCGCAGACAACCACGCTTGCGACCGATAGCGTCGATCAACGCCTGTTCATTGTCAGGCAGGCTGGTCAGTTTGTAACGCTTGAGCAGTACATCAGGGCTGCGCTGCATCAGCAGCTTGGCGGTATACAAGGCAACTTCTTCATAGTGCATGGCAGTATCGCGCACTGCGCCGGTGGCTGCCAGTCGGTATGAGGCGTCAACATCCTCAATTTTGGGCCAAAGCATTCCCGGCGTGTCATGCAGTGCCATGCCGTTTTGCAGCAACACACGCTGCTGGGCTTTGGTGACCGCTGGCTCATTACCCACTTTGGCGATCTTGCGCCCGAACAGGGTGTTGATCAGTGTCGACTTACCCACGTTGGGAATCCCCATGATCATGGCACGTACATTGCGCCCCGCCTGAGCCCGCCCCGGCACCAGCTCCTTACAAAGCTGCGGCAGACGTTTGACGGAGTTGGGCTGATCCATACGCACGGCCATCGCCAGTGTCTGATCTTGCTGTTTGAACCACTCGGCCCATTGACTGGTCATGTCAGGGTCAGCCAGATCGCTTTTATTCAACAGCTTGATCATCGGTTTGCCTTCACTCAGCCGGCGTACCATGGGATTAGAGCTTGAGTAAGGTATACGGGCATCGACGACTTCAATGACCACGTCGATATCGGGCATGGCCTTGGCAATATCCTTGCGGGCCTTGTGCATATGTCCGGGAAACCACTGAATACTCACGACGCTACCTCATCTCTCCCCACCGGGCGAATACCATGCAGGGAAAGGTTATTGAATGAATTTTTTGACCTTCTTGCAGCCCGATCATTCACCACAATGACCATGACAAGGCTGAGAGGGAAAGCTACAGTATTTCCCATACGCTTTCCCCGAGACCCGGCGTGCACTGAGCGTGGAAGAGGCGGTAAGAGTCGACCGCAACGATTTCCTGAAACTCACCCGTGCAACGCTTCCAGGAATGGTACGAGAAAGCAGCGAGAAAAAGGTGCGCATTATAACCATCATCGGCTCAAT
This Pokkaliibacter sp. MBI-7 DNA region includes the following protein-coding sequences:
- the ylqF gene encoding ribosome biogenesis GTPase YlqF, with product MSIQWFPGHMHKARKDIAKAMPDIDVVIEVVDARIPYSSSNPMVRRLSEGKPMIKLLNKSDLADPDMTSQWAEWFKQQDQTLAMAVRMDQPNSVKRLPQLCKELVPGRAQAGRNVRAMIMGIPNVGKSTLINTLFGRKIAKVGNEPAVTKAQQRVLLQNGMALHDTPGMLWPKIEDVDASYRLAATGAVRDTAMHYEEVALYTAKLLMQRSPDVLLKRYKLTSLPDNEQALIDAIGRKRGCLRAGGIVEMHQASEILIQELRNGSLGLFTLDTVEEWEAKIQAEAEAAAAAALAEDQQQGDDPLRENAHSVDGAEEQQESQA